TAACGCGGTGCGTGGAAGAGCTGGTATGCCGGCAGTATCTTCTACAGATCAGACCGCGCTTCGCAAGCTGGTCCGTTATGAAAGGCGCATTGAACTGTTTGGCGAAGGTTTCCGCATGTTTGATATCAAACGATGGGACATTGGCAACAAAGCTTTTAACCGTACCATGCTGGCCCGACCCAAACTGGCCTGGTGGAATGAGCGCGAATATCCACAGATCGATGACGAAGGGTTTCCTGATTATTCGGCGATAAATATCAGTGCCAAATATGATATTATGGAAATCCGCACGCATAGGCCTGACCGCAATTATCTGTGGCCTATTCCCCAAAGTGAGATTGACGTGAATCCCAATCTCTCTCAGAATACTGGATATTAATGTTCGATCTGATTATCTCGCAATGACGAATTTCTAATAGTAGTATATAAGAAGTGTGATAATGTTTTGGCAACAGTCAGAGCTTATCACACTCTTTTTTTAATCCCTTTTGTATGCCTGTGCGCCTGGCTTTTGCTCTATGTTGTTTTTGTTGCCTGATCGCATGTTCCGGTCCGGGCGATCAGAATATGGCACCGGAGAAACCTTTATTTACCCTGGTTTCTTCGGCTGTTTCTGGGCTTACTTTTCGAAATGACCTGAAAGATGGGCTGTATGAAAATGCCTTGTTTTTTGACTACTTCTACAACGGGGGCGGAGTTGCAGCCGGAGATGTGAATGGCGACAATTTACCCGATATATACCTCGTCGCCAATCAGCAGGCAAATCACTTGTACCTCAACAGAGGAAAACTCTCTTTTGAAGATGTTACAAATACTGCAGGTGTGGCCGGAACTCCCGGGTTTTCTACCGGTGTTACGATGGTCGATATCAACCACGACGGGCTGCTGGATATCTATGTATGTAAGGCGGGAATGAAGAACCTTCCTCCGGAACAAAGACAAAATGAACTCTTTATCAACCTTGGAACAGACGCATCCGGTGTACCTCGATTTGAGAATCAGGCTGAAAAATACGGACTGAACCTCTCTCTGTTTTCCACGCAGGCAGCCTTTTTTGATTATGATCGTGACGGCGACCTTGATTGTTTTCTGGTGAATTATGGCCCAGAATCCTATAGCGACGAGCTGGTCGGCGAACTGAAAGAACAGAAAGTCTCCGAATGGGCCGAAAGGCTGTACCGAAACGACGATGGAAAATTTCATGATGTATCAGAAGAAGCCGGGCTGATCAATACTTTTCTTGGTTTTGGGCTGGGCGTAGCCGTAAGTGATCTCAACCGCGATGGCTGGCCGGATGTGTATGTAGCCAATGATTTTTCCGGCAGAGACCATCTGTATTTCAATCAGCAGAATGGAAGCTTTCGGGAAGCCGGCCTCCAGACCACCAATCACACCTCCAATTTTGCTATGGGATGTGATATCGCAGATTACAACAACGATGCCTGGGCAGATATTGTGGTGCTTGATATGACCGCGGAGGACAATTATAACATCAAAGCGAGTATGAGCGGAATGAATCCCGATCGTTTTCAAAGACATGTGGATGCAGGCCTGCATCATCAGTATATGTACAATACCCTTCAAATTAACCGGGGGATTGATATACAGGCTGGTTTGCCTATGTTCTCTGAAGTTGCACAGTTTGCCGGAATAGCCAGCACAGACTGGAGCTGGGCACCGCTTTTTTTCGATATGGACAATGATGGCTGGCAGGACCTTTTTGTCAGCAACGGGATTGAGAAAAACTACCGCAACAATGATTATGTCAATGAGGTGAAAAAAGTTCAGGAGAAATTATTTGCCACAGGAAAAAAGCTGAGCAATGAAATGGAACTGATGGCTTATGTAGGCGATCTGTTGTCCAAAATGCCCGATCATAAGAAGGAGAATTATTTTTTTCACAATCGTGGTGATCTCCAGTTTGAAAAAATGAATGCTAAATGGATTCCTGATCAACCCGCTTCCGCCTCTCAGGGCGCGGTCTATGCCGATTTGGATAGGGATGGAGACCTCGACCTGGTAGTTAATAATACCAACGCTGAAGCTTTTCTTTATGAAAACCATGCTTCCCAACAATCCCAAAACCACTATCTTCAAATAAAGCTGAAAGGCGGGGCCCACAATACTCAGGGAATCGGAACAAAAGTAACGATCATATGTAGCGAATCCCGACAAATAAGAGAACTCTATCCTGCCCGTGGCTTTCAATCTTCGGTAGAGTCGGTTTTGCATTTCGGGCTGGGGCAAAACGCGCAAGTCGATTCGATGAAAATCATATGGCCTGATGGCAGAATACAGGTACTGGCCAATGTTCGCGCAGACCAGCAACTAACCCTGAGTTATGAGGACGCAATGCCCGATCGGTCTGCCCAGGCGAAAGAGAAACCACTGTTTCGGGATATTGCGGCTGAATCAGGCCTCGATTTTCTTCACCATGAAAATACCTTTGACGACTATGTCCGAGAACCGCTTCTTCCCCATCGGTACAGCCAGAGTGGTCCGGCGCTTGCCGTCGCAGACTGGAACGGCGACGGACTTGACGATGTGTTTGTCGGAGGAGCCAAAGGGTACCCGGGTACAATTTTTTTTCAATTGGAAAACGAACATTTTATTCAGGGGACAAAACAACCCTGGTATCAGGACCGGGAATATGAAGATGTTGTAGCTGTTGCATTTGATGCCGACAATGACGGAGATATAGATTTGTACGTCGGTAGCGGTGGCAATGAAGAAATGCCTGGGCACAGCCTGTATCAGGACAGACTTTATTTTAATGATGGAAAAGGAAACTTTACCCAAAGACCCGGTTCATTGCCGGTTTTGCGCACGAGTACCGGTGCGATTCACCCGTGGGATTTTGACAACGATGGCGATGAAGACTTATTGGTTGGCGGAAAGGTGATTCCCGGTCGTTATCCACATGCGCCGCAAAGTTTTTTTCTCGAAAATCAGGAAGGGATTTTTACAGATGCCACCGAAACCATTGCTCCCCAACTTAGCCATATAGGCATGGTCAGTGCTGCGGTTGACCTCGACTATGATGGTGATGGCGATAAAGATCTCCTGGTTGCGGGAGAATGGATGGCCTTATCCCTGTTGGAAAATAAAGGCGGAAAACTGGCACTTGTTGACCTGCCGGTTACTTCCTCCGATCTTCCTGCTCTCACAAGCCTTTCCCAGACTACCGGCTGGTGGTATAGTCTGAGCACCGCCGATATGGATGGCGATGGAGATCAGGATATTGTTGCCGGTAATCTGGGCCTCAATTATAAATACAAAGCCACGCCTGAAGCGCCCTTTGAGGTTTACAGCGCCGACCTTGACCAAAATGGTCAATCAGATATTGTGCTTGGCTATCATCAGCAAGCACAGCTTTTTCCGCTTCGCGGCCGTCAGTGTTCCTCTCAGCAGATTCCGGAGGTAAAATCGCGGTTTCCAACTTATGATGCTTTTGCCCGG
The DNA window shown above is from Bacteroidia bacterium and carries:
- a CDS encoding VCBS repeat-containing protein, whose protein sequence is MPVRLAFALCCFCCLIACSGPGDQNMAPEKPLFTLVSSAVSGLTFRNDLKDGLYENALFFDYFYNGGGVAAGDVNGDNLPDIYLVANQQANHLYLNRGKLSFEDVTNTAGVAGTPGFSTGVTMVDINHDGLLDIYVCKAGMKNLPPEQRQNELFINLGTDASGVPRFENQAEKYGLNLSLFSTQAAFFDYDRDGDLDCFLVNYGPESYSDELVGELKEQKVSEWAERLYRNDDGKFHDVSEEAGLINTFLGFGLGVAVSDLNRDGWPDVYVANDFSGRDHLYFNQQNGSFREAGLQTTNHTSNFAMGCDIADYNNDAWADIVVLDMTAEDNYNIKASMSGMNPDRFQRHVDAGLHHQYMYNTLQINRGIDIQAGLPMFSEVAQFAGIASTDWSWAPLFFDMDNDGWQDLFVSNGIEKNYRNNDYVNEVKKVQEKLFATGKKLSNEMELMAYVGDLLSKMPDHKKENYFFHNRGDLQFEKMNAKWIPDQPASASQGAVYADLDRDGDLDLVVNNTNAEAFLYENHASQQSQNHYLQIKLKGGAHNTQGIGTKVTIICSESRQIRELYPARGFQSSVESVLHFGLGQNAQVDSMKIIWPDGRIQVLANVRADQQLTLSYEDAMPDRSAQAKEKPLFRDIAAESGLDFLHHENTFDDYVREPLLPHRYSQSGPALAVADWNGDGLDDVFVGGAKGYPGTIFFQLENEHFIQGTKQPWYQDREYEDVVAVAFDADNDGDIDLYVGSGGNEEMPGHSLYQDRLYFNDGKGNFTQRPGSLPVLRTSTGAIHPWDFDNDGDEDLLVGGKVIPGRYPHAPQSFFLENQEGIFTDATETIAPQLSHIGMVSAAVDLDYDGDGDKDLLVAGEWMALSLLENKGGKLALVDLPVTSSDLPALTSLSQTTGWWYSLSTADMDGDGDQDIVAGNLGLNYKYKATPEAPFEVYSADLDQNGQSDIVLGYHQQAQLFPLRGRQCSSQQIPEVKSRFPTYDAFARATLAEVYGPMGLDSALHLKAATFASCYLENKGGAGFALHLLPAVAQLAPVNVSLIQDIDGDGVTDILLAGNLYQAEVETPRGDAGYGVFLKGDGQGNWSFIPNAQTGLFLGGDIKQGACVSLGAGKHAWVFAKNQSAVQLIVK